ATCCTCCTTTACAGAAAAAGAAAGAAAAGAGGACTCATAAAAACGAATACATCGATGTGTAACCTTTTTTGGTTTACTTAACAGTTTACCCTTGCTCCACACACTGGTTCCCAGCATCGCGCCCAGAGTAATGAATCCCACGATATGCTCAGCGCGTTCAGTAGTGGTGTCGGTGGCGCCTAGACCAACGAAATTGGAGATGGCGATTGGAATAACGGTAATACCAACCATTGCCACCACCGTGCCGGTCACCTCAGGCGGGAAGAGAACGCGAAGACGATGTATTGCACGTGAGAGGAAGACCTCAAAGGTACCTGCGATCGCAGTCATGCCAAAGAGGAGCGAAAGCCCGCCCGTTTTGGCGGCGAGCAGTGATGCGGAGAGATATGAGGGGCCGCATACTGAGGGACAGAGGTACCCCGACCCGATGCCCCTTCGATTCAGCGCCTGGAGGATCGTGCCGACACCGGCCGCGAGCAGGGACATGCTGACCATGAAATCTGCCTGTGCAACCGAGCCACCGATTGCACGGACAATGACGACGGGGAAAATGAGTGCTATGGTAACAATGAAGATATGTTGCACGCCGAGGAGCAGGCATGCGGACAGCGGCGGCGTGTCATCAACACCATAGATGAGTTCTGGCGGTTTCTTCGGCATCTCTCCTCAATGTATTGGTGAACTGCCTTTTAAAAAGATTGGTTATGCTTCAAGAGGGGATCACAATAGGAAAGCTCACGCTCACGTTGCATCGCGTCAAAGACCAAGTGACGGGACGGATCTTCGTGCCGATGGACGCACGCATCGAGTTTGATGGAAAGCGGATCTATCAGGGGGACATCTCGATGATCAGCGCTGATGAAACGTACAACTCTACCATCCGCACGGGCTCGTATCCGAGATCATCCATGCTCAGGAGTTTAACGCCACTGGCAGAGTGATAACGTGCTAGATAATAACTAGCTATATTCATATAAAAATCGAAAATAAGCTTGAATATTGCTTATTTTTATTAGTAGATTCGTGCTAAATTCCATATACCCGCATGAGTTATCCGTCAAAATTCGTTACAACAATTGATTCTCAGTAGTCACCATTACGATGCCGACGAGTCTTCACGCTTGACCCGCAAGCTCCCGCACTTTCTCCAGATTCCCTAGATCATCTCTTCGGTCATCCACCGGTGTTTCCAAAATCAGCGGTAGTTCCCTGAGCCATGCATCGTTAAGAATCACTCGGAACCCATCCTCGCCAATGTACCCGAGTCCGATATGCTCGTGCCGATCCAATCGCGAGTCCAGACCGCCCTTTGCGTCATTGAGATGCACGAGCTTGAGCTGTTCGAGCCCTAACACCTCGTCAAAGTGCTGGAGCGTTTTATTCAAGCTCTCTTCAGTACGCAACTCGTAACCAGCGGCAAAGGCGTGGCAGGTATCGAAACAGATGCCGATCCGGTCCTTACGCTCAAGACGATCTATGATGTGTCGGATGTCCTCAAACGTGCCGCCCATGCTGTTCTTCGTCCCCGCGGTATTCTCCAGGAGCAGCATCACGCCGTTAGCTTCATCACCTATACCACTAAAAGCCGTGTCGATTGCATCCACAATCCGCTGCAGCCCTGCCTCTTTACCCGATCCGCGATGGCTGCCGAGGTGCGTGACGAGGTAAGGGATCTGCAAAGCGTTGCACCGTTCCAATTCCTCGGTAAGCGCAGCTACTGATTTGGTATATACGTCATCGGTCGGTGCAGCGAGATTGGGGAGGTACGGCATGTGGTCGACCGGGGGGAATATCCCCGTACGGTTAAGTTTCTCAATGAATCGCGAGATATCAGTCTCGGTCAGCGTCTTGATCTTCCAGCCGCGTGGATTTCGTGAGAAGATCTGGAACGTATCGCAGCCTTTCTCCTGTGCTCGATCCACGGCCTTATCGATCGAGCCTGCGATTGAGACGTGAACACCAACGCGAACCATGAGCTTTTCCCTCGCCTTTCAAGGAGACAAAAGGTGTTTCGATCAAAAAAGGGTTTGGTTAGATTTATTCCACCCTGAATGTCCGTAGGGGTTTTGATACTCGCCTCACTAAAAGCAGCAAAATAAGCAAAAAGTAGGAGTGGAAAGATATTTAAGCTAAAAAGATAATTTCGTTTGTAAGCAATTGAAAATCTCAATCCATCTGGAAAGATGGAGAGGCTGGTGAAAAAATAGAGGGGAAAAATGAATACGGGCTCCGTAATCAAGTACAGGGTGTGTGACTTGTAATGTTTTGAGTAAGAGAACTAAGACTGAGGTTTATAAATGTCTAAACTGTGTTATTGGAGGTATTTAAAGAATGGTAGAGCAAGTTTTTAGATTATTAAGACAAAATGATTTAGGTTATGATTATATTGAAAGCTTAAATGAGGTAGACCATCTCTATTTCACTCATAGATTAAATTATAAAAAAATGGATTATCAGGTTATCTTAGCTTTTGAGAGGAGGAATTATTCAGCATTTGTCCGTAAATTATTTTTTGCTTTACCTTACATGTTCTCAAAAGATTGAATATTAAAATACCAAGTAAGTTATTATTGGCAGAAAAGATTTATTTTTTTGATAAAAATGGAGAGTTAATAGGAGATAGATCTATACTAAAAGAGTTATATAAGCTTATATGGGCGCATGAATTTCTTTATACGGCACCACCTACAAGAAAATCTTCAAAAATAAAAATGCGAAACTTTAAATATTTGTATGATACAATCAAAGAGAGACCTGATTCAATCAATTACCCCGATACTCAAGATGAACTCAAAAATAAAATTTCGGGAATTTCAAAAGTATTAGATAAATCTGATTTAGACGTATCTTTTGCTCTTTATACCCTTTATGATAATGCCTACAAAGGTCATACTATTTCTCACGAGATATCTCATCACCCAAGCACTGAAAAAACACAAGAATTAAAAGAAAAACTAATTATTTTGAAAAAGCAGTTAAAAGACGCAAAAAGGTTGCTTGAAAAAAGAGTGGAAATTTGGCCAACTTTTGAATCTTTAGTGAATCAGTATGTTCAAAGGAATAAAGAAAATGAAAGATACAAGAATGCACTAATAAATGATTTTATTTCGATATTATTTCCACTAAAATTTTCTAATACCCTAAATACCTTCCTAAAAGACGTATCTAAAGAATTGAAAAGTAATTTTATAGGTCATAAGAGTATCCAAAAGGTCATAGATTCTTGTAAAGAAGAACTTGATTTGCTTGGTAACTATATTAGTGCTATTTTCAATCCAAAAATCTCCATAAATAAGATAATAGTTTAGATA
Above is a window of Methanomicrobia archaeon DNA encoding:
- a CDS encoding deoxyribonuclease IV, encoding MVRVGVHVSIAGSIDKAVDRAQEKGCDTFQIFSRNPRGWKIKTLTETDISRFIEKLNRTGIFPPVDHMPYLPNLAAPTDDVYTKSVAALTEELERCNALQIPYLVTHLGSHRGSGKEAGLQRIVDAIDTAFSGIGDEANGVMLLLENTAGTKNSMGGTFEDIRHIIDRLERKDRIGICFDTCHAFAAGYELRTEESLNKTLQHFDEVLGLEQLKLVHLNDAKGGLDSRLDRHEHIGLGYIGEDGFRVILNDAWLRELPLILETPVDDRRDDLGNLEKVRELAGQA